One window of Rhodopirellula bahusiensis genomic DNA carries:
- a CDS encoding ABC transporter ATP-binding protein: MIELTHLQKLYDDTIAVKDVTVSIPAGVICGLVGPNGAGKTTTLRCMAGLLPATAGEIRINGFSPDSDPVHHKRTIAYVPDDPPLFDDLTVGEHLDFVARLYQIEDHRRTAIDLLERFELLGKYDAMVTSLSRGMRQKLAVACAYLIRPQVLLLDEPLTGLDPPGIRVLLQSVREFVRTGRTAIISSHLLAMIGDVCDQVWLLQNGLVRYHGTTTGLRKHYPETNSLEEAFFAAMKPVSTTAAGGADKTQIMSAPPVFESPSGGAPLDHVSANVAATTSVTNVS; this comes from the coding sequence ATGATCGAGCTGACTCACTTACAAAAGCTTTATGACGATACGATCGCCGTCAAGGACGTGACGGTGTCGATCCCCGCTGGCGTGATCTGCGGTTTGGTAGGCCCCAATGGTGCGGGGAAAACCACGACCTTGCGTTGCATGGCGGGGTTGTTGCCCGCCACTGCTGGCGAGATTCGAATCAACGGATTTTCTCCCGATTCGGACCCGGTCCATCACAAAAGAACAATTGCGTACGTGCCCGATGATCCGCCACTGTTTGATGATCTGACGGTCGGCGAACACCTGGACTTTGTGGCGCGGTTGTACCAAATCGAGGATCACCGAAGAACTGCGATCGATCTGCTGGAGCGATTCGAATTGCTCGGCAAATACGACGCGATGGTGACGTCTCTTTCGCGAGGCATGCGGCAAAAGTTGGCGGTCGCATGCGCCTATTTGATACGTCCTCAAGTTCTGTTGTTGGATGAACCCTTGACGGGGCTGGACCCGCCAGGAATACGTGTTCTGTTGCAATCGGTTCGTGAATTTGTCCGGACCGGTCGAACGGCGATCATCAGCAGTCATTTGTTGGCCATGATCGGTGACGTGTGCGATCAGGTTTGGTTGCTGCAGAATGGATTGGTGCGATACCACGGCACCACGACCGGGTTGCGAAAGCATTATCCGGAAACGAATTCCCTAGAAGAAGCGTTCTTTGCCGCCATGAAGCCGGTCTCAACGACCGCAGCAGGTGGTGCGGACAAGACCCAAATCATGTCAGCCCCGCCCGTGTTCGAATCGCCGTCCGGCGGAGCACCGCTCGATCACGTGTCCGCGAATGTGGCTGCCACAACGTCTGTGACGAATGTCTCATGA